TGTTGCCTCAGTTGATGGCCTCTTTGCAGATACAATATTAGAACAGCCACTTTTGCCTTTTACTTCCAAATACGCGGCTCAGGGTTTCTCCGGTACTGTTACAGATAATTCCTTTGCCTCTATGTTTTCCAATCCGGCAAGTTTCTATTCTGATAAAGCACTTATAACCATCCTTGACACCTCCATGTGGTTTCATATTGCTCCCCGGTATTTGCTTGCAACAATTCTGCCCTTTCTTGATCCCTCTGCAGGAGCATCTCTTACCGATGCGGTTTCCTTACAGGCAACCAGCAATGGTATAGGCGCAGGTTTATCAGCAGGATTTGGCTATACCGGCAAGGGGATTGGTATAGGACTTTCGCTTGTTACGGATAGTTACCTTTATGGCAAAAGCTTTCCTTTGGGTATAGAAGGAGTAATAGCAGGAGAGTATACAATAATTGTGGGAGGAGCAGGTGAGTTAAACCTGTGGGGAGCAAAAATTACAGCCGGAGCAGATGTAAGACCATTCATAAGAGCTTATACAGCCCTGGATGCAGAATCCTCTGGACAACTTTTGGTAAGCATGCTTGGGATGGGAGAGCTTGGAGCATCTACACCTTTTGGAGAGCAAAAAAACACACTTACAGGATACGGACTTGCTTTGGACATAGGCATAAGAGCAAGAATTGCAGACAGCCTTATATTGGGAGCTGTTCTCAGGGACATAGGAAACACAAGGCTATATTATACCAGAAACACATTCAATCAGGCATTCTCATCCTTTTTTCTTTTTAGCGTACCACAGGGAGGAGATGCGCTCTCAGATCTGTACATCGTTCCCATGTCCGTAAGACTAGGGATAAGCTGGCATCCTGATTTAAAAGAACTCGCCCTATTATTTGATCCGACACTTACCGTAGAAATAGCAGACCCCTTTGGTTGGACAGACCCTTCCGTATACACTACCCAAAGTTGGCTCACAAGACTTCATCTGGGTACGGAGCTCAAGCTGCTTAACTCCGTATTCCTAAGAGCAGGCATCAACTCGGGATACCTCACATGGGGATTAGGATTTGACCTGCGGTATGTGGCCATAGATCTGGCAAGTTATACAGTGGAAAGAGGCATCAATCCTGGAGACAGACCATGCTCCGGAATAAGCATAAATCTAAATATAAGATTATAAAAAGACCTTGACACAGTGCCCTGTTTTTTGTATAGTCCTAGCACATTGTGTGGGCCGCTAGCTCAGCAGGTAGAGCAACGCCCTTTTAAGGCGTGGGTCACAGGTTCGAACCCTGTGCGGCTCATACGTCTCCTTCGTCTAGGGGTTAGGACACAGGGTTTTCATCCCTGTAACAGGGGTTCGAATCCCCTAGGAGACGCCTTTGCTGCCGACCTGTTCGGCAGCAATTTTTTTATAAATTAAGTAAACCGAACGCGGATACCATAAACGGTATCCGCTTTTTATATCTAACAGACCTCTTATCTACTCCAGAGCCTTAGCCCTATAGCTCCCTGAAGACCAAAAGAAAAATTAGGAAAAACAAAAGGATCTGATATAACCTGAGTAAGAGTAGGTGTAATCTCCAGAAACAGCTCAAGAGGAGAGACTGGGAACACATTGAGACCAATAGGAATCCTCCCTCCAAGCTGGACACTATTACTGTCATTAACATTAGTGTAGCCAAAATAAAAACCAAGACCAATGTAATAATTGAGAAACCCTATAAGAGGCTCGTTGGCAAACCAGTAATCACCAGTAATCCCCAGAGAAACCAGATTCTCTCCAAAGGTAAAACCCACCCCCCACAAAAGAGGAGAACCATCAGGCTTTATGGAAAGCAGCATATTACTCCCGGGCAACCCACCCAAAGGCTCAAGACCCGCTGCAATACCAATACCAAAAGCACTTATACTCATACCTGACAGAATCAATACCAAGACCATAATAAGAGCAATCCTTTTAAAACTCATAAACCCTCCATATATATTTTCTTATAATAAGATAGAGTGAATGCATACAAAAAACAAGTAGAAATTGACTTGCAGTAAAAATACTGCTAACCTTAAACAATGAAAAAAACACTCCCCCTGCTTTTTTTTGCATTTATCTCTTTATTTTCCTGCACAAGCCCGCCAAAAGAAATCGCAGAAGCCTATTTTTCACTTGGTAATTCTTACTACAACGATGGCGATTACGAGCAGGCTATAGAATATTATAAAAAGGCAGAAAAATATAAAAGTAACACAGAAAGGCTATATTACAATCTGGCAATGGCATACATTCATACACAACAATATCAGGAAGCAGAAAAGCTTCTGAAACAACTGGAAGAAAAAGACAAAAACAATATAAAGGTGCTCTCTGTCCTAGGTTACTTGGAGGCAAGCAAAAAAAATTATGAGAAAGCAGAAGAATATTATATAAAAGCCATAGAAATATCCCCTTATGACGAAAAACTATATCATAACATGGCAGTATTTCTTGCAGAGCAGGGGAGAGAAAAAAAAGCTCTGGAATACTCAGAAAAAGCATACACAATCAAACAGGATGAAAAAAAAATAAAAGTACTGTATGCCTATTTAAACTTAAAAAATAATCCCGATGACACAGATGCCCTCATGTTGGCAGAAGAAGCTGCAAGAGCGGACCAGAGCAACACAAAACTTCTATTCCTTCTTGTATACACCTATGAAAAAAAAGAAAAATATGCGGATGCAGTATCACTTCTCAACATAATCATTGCTACAGATAAAGAGAACAGGGAAGCACTGTTTGACAGAGCCAGAATGCATCTTCTCTATACCGGAGAGACAAAGCAGGGGCTGGAGGATCTAAAATCCGCGATGGAAAAAGGCTATGATAATCAAAAAAAAATACAGCAACTTTTGAACTCACCTCTCTTACTTGCAAAAAAAGAAGCAGAGGAAATATTATCCTCTGCTTCTAAATAATCACAATAATAATATCAATCAAGATACTATGGCCTCTTTTACAGCCTTGGCTACATCTTCAATTGCCATATTGGCAGGAATATTCTTAATAAGCCCCTTCTCTGTATAGTAAGCAATAAGAGGTGCTGTCTGCTTTTTATATACCTCCAGTCTGTTCTTTATTGCTTCTGGCTGATCATCAGGCCTTATTATAAGATCTTCCCCTGTTTCATCATCTTTGCCTTCCACCTTGGGGGGATTATACTCGATATGGTATACCCTTCCTGTAGAAGGGCACACCCTTCTTCCAGAGAGCCTTTTTATCACTGCCTCATCGGAAATATCAAAGTTGACAACATAATCAAGAGAAGAAAACTCAGCCAGCCCGTCAGCTTGGACGATTGTTCTTGGGAAACCGTCAAGAATAAAACCCTCTTTAGCATCTTCCTTGGAGAGTCTGTCTTTTACCAGAGCTATTGTAAGCTTATCCGGTACAAGCTCTCCACTTGCAAGAATGGATTCCACCTTCTTGCCCAGTTCTGTTTTATTCTTTATAGCTTCTCTAAAAAGATCTCCTGTAGAAATGTGAGGAATCCCTAGGTCTTTGCTCACAATAGCTGCTATTGTCCCTTTACCGGCTCCCGGAGGTCCGAGAAAAACAAGTCTCATCATTTTACTCCTTGTAAAAACAGTGGATAAACATTTTTATCAAAATGATAAAAAATCTTCAAGATAAAATATTTTACTTGAAAAGTATTAAACAGATTAATAAATTATATTAGGAGGAAATAATGAGTTTCAAAGAAAAGCTTAACCAGATAATAGAAAAAAGTGCAGAAGCCTCTGCGGAGTTCTTCACTCAGGTAAAAGATAAGACAAAAGAAGCAACAGAAAAAAGCGTACTTAATGTAGAGATATTTAAGTTGGAACAGCAGGTAAACAAAAAAATAGCA
This sequence is a window from Spirochaetia bacterium 38H-sp. Protein-coding genes within it:
- a CDS encoding tetratricopeptide repeat protein, coding for MKKTLPLLFFAFISLFSCTSPPKEIAEAYFSLGNSYYNDGDYEQAIEYYKKAEKYKSNTERLYYNLAMAYIHTQQYQEAEKLLKQLEEKDKNNIKVLSVLGYLEASKKNYEKAEEYYIKAIEISPYDEKLYHNMAVFLAEQGREKKALEYSEKAYTIKQDEKKIKVLYAYLNLKNNPDDTDALMLAEEAARADQSNTKLLFLLVYTYEKKEKYADAVSLLNIIIATDKENREALFDRARMHLLYTGETKQGLEDLKSAMEKGYDNQKKIQQLLNSPLLLAKKEAEEILSSASK
- a CDS encoding adenylate kinase, giving the protein MRLVFLGPPGAGKGTIAAIVSKDLGIPHISTGDLFREAIKNKTELGKKVESILASGELVPDKLTIALVKDRLSKEDAKEGFILDGFPRTIVQADGLAEFSSLDYVVNFDISDEAVIKRLSGRRVCPSTGRVYHIEYNPPKVEGKDDETGEDLIIRPDDQPEAIKNRLEVYKKQTAPLIAYYTEKGLIKNIPANMAIEDVAKAVKEAIVS